From Symphalangus syndactylus isolate Jambi chromosome 17, NHGRI_mSymSyn1-v2.1_pri, whole genome shotgun sequence, one genomic window encodes:
- the AGTR1 gene encoding type-1 angiotensin II receptor isoform X1 has translation MLTFTSECGRTTFSAFDIVFATNSTQAIKMILNSSTEDGIKRIQDDCPKAGRHNYIFVMIPTLYSIIFVVGIFGNSLVVIVIYFYMKLKTVASVFLLNLALADLCFLLTLPLWAVYTAMEYRWPFGNYLCKIASASVSFNLYASVFLLTCLSIDRYLAIVHPMKSRLRRTMLVAKVTCIIIWLLAGLASLPAIIHRNVFFIENTNITVCAFHYESQNSTLPIGLGLTKNILGFLFPFLIILTSYTLIWKALKKAYEIQKNKPRNDDIFKIIMAIVLFFFFSWIPHQIFTFLDVLIQLGIIRDCRIADIVDTAMPITICIAYFNNCLNPLFYGFLGKKFKKYFLQLLKYIPPKAKSHSNLSTKMSTLSYRPSDNVSSSTKKPALCFEVE, from the exons ATGCTGACCTTCACCTCAGAGTGTGGCCGTACCACATTCA gTGCATTTGATATAGTGTTTGCAACAAATTCGACCCAGGCGATCAAAATGATTCTCAACTCTTCTACCGAAGATGGTATTAAAAGAATCCAAGATGATTGTCCCAAAGCTGGAAGGCATAATTACATATTTGTCATGATTCCTACTTTATACAGTATCATCTTTGTGGTGGGAATATTTGGAAACAGCTTGGTGGTGATAGTCATTTACTTTTATATGAAGCTGAAGACTGTGGccagtgtttttcttttgaatttagcACTGGCTGACTTATGCTTTTTACTGACTTTGCCACTATGGGCTGTCTACACAGCTATGGAATACCGCTGGCCCTTTGGCAATTACCTATGTAAGATTGCTTCAGCCAGCGTCAGTTTCAACCTGTATGCTAGTGTGTTTCTACTCACGTGTCTCAGCATTGATCGATACCTGGCTATTGTTCACCCAATGAAGTCCCGCCTTCGACGCACAATGCTTGTAGCCAAAGTCACCTGCATCATCATTTGGCTGCTGGCAGGCTTGGCCAGTTTGCCAGCTATAATCCAtcgaaatgtatttttcattgagaACACCAATATTACAGTTTGTGCTTTCCATTATGAGTCCCAAAATTCAACCCTCCCAATAGGGCTGGGCCTGACCAAAAATATATTGGgtttcctgtttccttttctgaTCATTCTTACAAGTTATACTCTTATTTGGAAGGCCCTAAAGAAGGCTTATGAAATTCAGAAGAACAAACCAAGAAATGAtgatatttttaagataattatggcaattgtgcttttctttttcttttcctggattCCCCACCAAATATTCACTTTTCTGGATGTATTGATTCAACTAGGCATCATACGTGACTGTAGAATTGCAGATATTGTGGACACGGCCATGCCTATCACCATTTGTATAGCTTATTTTAACAATTGCCTGAAtcctcttttttatggctttctggggaaaaaatttaaaaaatattttctccagcttCTAAAATATATTCCCCCAAAAGCCAAATCCCACTCAAACCTTTCAACAAAAATGAGCACGCTTTCCTACCGCCCCTCAGATAATGTAAGCTCATCCACCAAGAAGCCTGCACTGTGTTTTGAGGTTGAGTGA
- the AGTR1 gene encoding type-1 angiotensin II receptor isoform X2 has product MILNSSTEDGIKRIQDDCPKAGRHNYIFVMIPTLYSIIFVVGIFGNSLVVIVIYFYMKLKTVASVFLLNLALADLCFLLTLPLWAVYTAMEYRWPFGNYLCKIASASVSFNLYASVFLLTCLSIDRYLAIVHPMKSRLRRTMLVAKVTCIIIWLLAGLASLPAIIHRNVFFIENTNITVCAFHYESQNSTLPIGLGLTKNILGFLFPFLIILTSYTLIWKALKKAYEIQKNKPRNDDIFKIIMAIVLFFFFSWIPHQIFTFLDVLIQLGIIRDCRIADIVDTAMPITICIAYFNNCLNPLFYGFLGKKFKKYFLQLLKYIPPKAKSHSNLSTKMSTLSYRPSDNVSSSTKKPALCFEVE; this is encoded by the coding sequence ATGATTCTCAACTCTTCTACCGAAGATGGTATTAAAAGAATCCAAGATGATTGTCCCAAAGCTGGAAGGCATAATTACATATTTGTCATGATTCCTACTTTATACAGTATCATCTTTGTGGTGGGAATATTTGGAAACAGCTTGGTGGTGATAGTCATTTACTTTTATATGAAGCTGAAGACTGTGGccagtgtttttcttttgaatttagcACTGGCTGACTTATGCTTTTTACTGACTTTGCCACTATGGGCTGTCTACACAGCTATGGAATACCGCTGGCCCTTTGGCAATTACCTATGTAAGATTGCTTCAGCCAGCGTCAGTTTCAACCTGTATGCTAGTGTGTTTCTACTCACGTGTCTCAGCATTGATCGATACCTGGCTATTGTTCACCCAATGAAGTCCCGCCTTCGACGCACAATGCTTGTAGCCAAAGTCACCTGCATCATCATTTGGCTGCTGGCAGGCTTGGCCAGTTTGCCAGCTATAATCCAtcgaaatgtatttttcattgagaACACCAATATTACAGTTTGTGCTTTCCATTATGAGTCCCAAAATTCAACCCTCCCAATAGGGCTGGGCCTGACCAAAAATATATTGGgtttcctgtttccttttctgaTCATTCTTACAAGTTATACTCTTATTTGGAAGGCCCTAAAGAAGGCTTATGAAATTCAGAAGAACAAACCAAGAAATGAtgatatttttaagataattatggcaattgtgcttttctttttcttttcctggattCCCCACCAAATATTCACTTTTCTGGATGTATTGATTCAACTAGGCATCATACGTGACTGTAGAATTGCAGATATTGTGGACACGGCCATGCCTATCACCATTTGTATAGCTTATTTTAACAATTGCCTGAAtcctcttttttatggctttctggggaaaaaatttaaaaaatattttctccagcttCTAAAATATATTCCCCCAAAAGCCAAATCCCACTCAAACCTTTCAACAAAAATGAGCACGCTTTCCTACCGCCCCTCAGATAATGTAAGCTCATCCACCAAGAAGCCTGCACTGTGTTTTGAGGTTGAGTGA